A stretch of the Asticcacaulis sp. ZE23SCel15 genome encodes the following:
- a CDS encoding amidohydrolase: MKLPFVDAHIHLWDLEKLRYDWLSAPFDDSGVNGSTEAIAQTYLPSHYRADATGFDVRGTVHVDAGARADQALNETQWLQGLSDAEALPTALVAFAGLNDPNVEALLEAHSHHKSVRGIRHILNWHPDSFFSYTPANLLDDPQWQAGYAKLAKHNLSFDLQIYANQMAQAAELAAKHPDIPVMLNHAGMPVKDGADHMDRWEAGMKLLAAQPHVWAKISGMGFVERNWTTASIRPLVLKVIEIFGTDRVMFASDVPTDKLFSDYATIINAFDDITSDFSDDERRDMFGRNANRAYRLNLDL, encoded by the coding sequence ATGAAACTGCCATTCGTAGATGCTCATATCCATCTCTGGGATCTGGAAAAGCTACGTTATGACTGGTTGTCGGCCCCGTTTGATGACAGCGGCGTCAATGGCTCGACCGAAGCGATTGCCCAGACCTATCTGCCGTCCCATTACCGCGCCGATGCCACCGGTTTTGATGTCCGTGGCACGGTGCATGTCGATGCCGGGGCGCGTGCGGATCAGGCGTTGAATGAGACGCAGTGGTTGCAGGGTTTGTCCGATGCCGAAGCCTTACCGACCGCGCTTGTTGCGTTTGCGGGCCTGAATGATCCCAATGTCGAGGCCTTGCTGGAGGCCCACAGTCACCATAAATCCGTGCGCGGCATCCGTCATATCCTCAACTGGCATCCGGATAGTTTTTTCAGCTATACACCCGCCAATTTGCTGGATGATCCGCAGTGGCAGGCGGGCTATGCCAAACTGGCCAAACATAATCTGTCGTTCGATCTGCAAATCTATGCCAACCAGATGGCGCAGGCCGCAGAGCTTGCCGCCAAACACCCGGATATTCCGGTTATGCTCAACCACGCCGGTATGCCGGTGAAAGATGGCGCGGATCACATGGATCGCTGGGAAGCCGGTATGAAATTACTGGCCGCACAGCCGCATGTCTGGGCCAAGATTTCCGGCATGGGCTTTGTCGAGCGTAACTGGACGACGGCGTCGATCCGTCCACTGGTGCTAAAAGTCATCGAGATTTTTGGCACCGATCGCGTCATGTTTGCCTCCGACGTGCCGACCGATAAGCTGTTTTCTGACTACGCCACCATCATCAATGCCTTTGATGACATCACCTCAGATTTTTCGGATGATGAGCGCCGCGACATGTTTGGCCGCAACGCCAACCGCGCTTACCGCCTGAACCTTGATCTTTAA